A genomic segment from Nostoc sp. ATCC 53789 encodes:
- a CDS encoding ParB/RepB/Spo0J family partition protein, whose product MSSKKPVEISQLFGQAGQSQQIHQLKSQIEKLEVEITQLRANVFSSEEKTTLEQQIEQLTNQLATQGGIHEIAVSLIDPDPAQPRQTFPQLIIQERAESLRRQGQQNPIVLIPQLDGRYKIFDGELRWRSAPSAGMTKLKAVFLPKEDTSDEVVVFEGQLVSSIHSQKLHDLDLATALIRLIIYKYPDLSGREDEIPKYLNAFINRLVRSKKLQYLALIKDSDLITQQEWLETSDFKEHEEYEIVSVLLGLQLNPVSINNNIFPLLKVTEDLKNVIRSEGLETSKVRELNKLSSEQMKIDESEALMIRTQVTNRVIEEKLSLSQTKTLVKQTLEQYSTSNSKAKQNKQMDKTIKDIQSINLKILEQTRLIKLRQVLQEKLDEIKTLM is encoded by the coding sequence ATGTCAAGTAAAAAACCTGTAGAAATTAGTCAACTGTTTGGCCAAGCAGGTCAGTCTCAGCAAATTCACCAACTTAAAAGTCAGATAGAGAAACTCGAAGTAGAAATTACACAGCTGCGAGCAAATGTATTTAGTTCAGAAGAAAAAACTACATTAGAGCAACAAATTGAGCAACTCACTAATCAACTGGCTACTCAAGGAGGGATACATGAAATTGCTGTAAGTCTTATAGATCCCGATCCGGCTCAACCAAGACAAACATTTCCTCAATTAATAATCCAAGAACGAGCAGAAAGTCTGCGTCGGCAAGGTCAGCAAAATCCAATAGTGCTTATTCCACAACTTGATGGACGCTACAAAATATTTGATGGAGAACTCAGATGGAGGTCAGCTCCATCTGCTGGAATGACAAAACTGAAAGCTGTCTTTCTACCTAAAGAAGATACTTCAGATGAAGTCGTGGTTTTTGAGGGTCAATTAGTAAGTAGTATTCACTCCCAAAAACTTCATGACCTTGACTTAGCAACTGCTCTTATTCGATTAATTATTTATAAATATCCCGATCTGAGCGGACGAGAAGACGAGATTCCAAAGTATTTGAATGCTTTCATTAACCGACTAGTCCGCAGCAAGAAGCTTCAATATCTCGCACTGATTAAAGATTCTGATCTAATAACACAACAAGAATGGCTAGAAACATCTGATTTCAAGGAACATGAGGAATATGAGATTGTTTCAGTATTGTTAGGACTACAACTGAATCCAGTATCGATTAATAACAATATCTTTCCTCTTCTTAAAGTGACGGAAGACCTCAAAAATGTCATTCGCTCTGAAGGGCTAGAAACCAGCAAAGTTAGAGAACTTAATAAATTATCCTCTGAACAGATGAAAATTGATGAATCTGAAGCTTTGATGATTCGTACTCAGGTAACTAATCGAGTCATTGAAGAAAAACTATCATTGAGCCAAACTAAAACACTAGTTAAACAAACCTTAGAGCAGTATAGTACTTCTAATTCTAAAGCCAAGCAGAACAAACAGATGGACAAAACTATTAAGGATATCCAATCAATAAATTTAAAAATATTGGAACAGACACGACTTATTAAACTACGCCAAGTCCTTCAAGAAAAGCTCGATGAAATTAAAACCCTGATGTAG
- a CDS encoding ParA family protein produces the protein MKKKKVKKQIRLTIASNAGGSGKTTVATHLAYAVGAKGYKVTLIELDQNGSLCIFARLAPASMEQSLAAVFKKTFTGDYPLVPLWTEHLSTVTAIQGGKFLEESIAEIYNYNRRHYTLKDRLEDFPLNSDLIIFDTPASLEPMGLIALAASTHVLVPIKPEYKDTGAFAGFLDWFYSKVDDLRLKPQPEILGFVPTRVDLYGVGAHRDILGLDKKGNLRTDIEPERTLPFLIKQMGIRCFPYIRESNYYLKASGSGLPLNLYRPGYDASEDFKPIVTSLIKLMTEEL, from the coding sequence ATGAAAAAGAAAAAAGTTAAAAAGCAGATCCGACTAACAATTGCTAGTAATGCAGGTGGGTCAGGTAAAACCACGGTAGCAACCCATTTAGCATATGCTGTAGGTGCCAAAGGTTATAAAGTTACCCTAATAGAACTGGATCAAAACGGTTCACTATGTATTTTTGCAAGGCTTGCACCAGCATCAATGGAACAGTCTCTAGCTGCTGTCTTCAAAAAAACATTTACAGGTGACTACCCACTTGTTCCACTTTGGACAGAACATCTTTCCACGGTGACGGCTATTCAGGGAGGGAAATTTCTCGAAGAAAGCATTGCAGAAATATATAACTATAATCGCCGTCACTACACACTGAAAGATAGATTAGAAGATTTTCCCTTAAATAGCGATTTGATTATCTTTGATACTCCTGCTTCCTTAGAGCCTATGGGTTTGATTGCACTAGCAGCTTCTACACATGTGCTTGTTCCTATCAAACCAGAATATAAAGATACAGGAGCTTTCGCAGGTTTTTTAGATTGGTTTTATAGTAAAGTAGACGATTTGAGATTGAAGCCTCAACCTGAAATATTAGGGTTTGTACCTACACGAGTAGATTTATATGGCGTTGGGGCACATCGAGATATTTTAGGTTTAGACAAAAAAGGCAACCTCAGAACTGATATTGAGCCTGAGAGAACTCTTCCCTTTCTAATTAAACAGATGGGAATCCGATGCTTTCCCTACATTCGAGAATCTAATTACTACCTTAAAGCTAGTGGTTCTGGATTACCCTTAAATTTATATCGACCTGGTTATGATGCTAGTGAAGACTTTAAACCTATTGTGACTAGCTTAATCAAATTGATGACAGAGGAACTGTGA
- a CDS encoding ParM/StbA family protein: MSNIHTLQKIFPAGFDNGYGSLKLLVDGFEVVRVPSYISNAEMEDVPGRVVFNGSAYTVGESAFRTGNYFDRNTDNNENKVNNALLTLFGALAHLPHRKAWHLKLVVSLHDVGLADELQKVLNGEYQPILAGKQSDVKIEVLKVVLEGMGALFGHQLPKKLTILDFGNGTTLYSRYNQGKREVHTAYPTGVEVLINDISQKMKHLNGGKIGDASKIRFCLEMGHTRYSRDIDIKDVYSACLKDWYEKYLKKVVNLTLDAKHQGDEIWAIGGGCLLPGFKKLLEKNGFKILDNPVEANVFGLLEMAKAISSKNSPTTSLK, translated from the coding sequence ATGTCTAACATTCACACCTTGCAAAAAATTTTTCCTGCTGGCTTTGACAACGGTTATGGAAGCCTAAAACTTTTAGTCGATGGCTTTGAAGTTGTTCGTGTGCCCAGCTATATAAGCAATGCCGAGATGGAAGACGTACCTGGGAGGGTCGTTTTTAACGGTAGTGCTTACACAGTTGGAGAATCAGCTTTTCGTACAGGAAATTATTTTGACCGAAACACTGATAACAATGAAAACAAAGTCAATAATGCACTGTTGACATTATTCGGTGCATTGGCACATCTTCCACACCGTAAGGCTTGGCATTTAAAATTAGTCGTTAGCTTACATGATGTTGGTCTAGCTGACGAATTGCAAAAAGTACTAAACGGAGAATATCAGCCAATACTTGCTGGCAAACAATCAGACGTGAAGATAGAAGTCCTGAAAGTTGTGCTAGAGGGGATGGGTGCATTGTTTGGGCATCAACTACCGAAAAAATTAACTATTTTAGATTTTGGCAATGGCACAACTCTGTATTCTCGTTACAACCAAGGGAAACGAGAAGTTCACACCGCCTACCCCACTGGCGTAGAAGTTCTCATCAATGATATTTCCCAAAAGATGAAGCATTTAAATGGCGGAAAAATTGGGGATGCATCCAAAATCCGATTTTGTCTGGAAATGGGGCATACTCGGTACAGCCGGGACATTGATATCAAAGATGTTTACAGCGCTTGCTTAAAAGATTGGTATGAAAAATACTTGAAGAAAGTGGTGAATTTGACACTTGATGCCAAGCACCAAGGGGATGAAATCTGGGCGATTGGTGGAGGCTGCCTGTTACCAGGATTTAAGAAGCTTTTAGAGAAAAACGGGTTCAAAATACTGGACAACCCGGTAGAAGCTAATGTCTTTGGGCTTTTAGAGATGGCAAAAGCCATCAGCAGCAAGAATTCGCCTACTACATCTCTTAAATGA
- a CDS encoding DEAD/DEAH box helicase, with amino-acid sequence MRILHGTWIPNEETDFIQSGSFYLWVETQLSQKSHTNSQQIHPGHLVESELIAFLVEELGIKEDNTKFSQRISPKYFALPTTNNQPLPSPELTKYLEIELTDSYEEFQYWQIDCYETVVSTKNVTALNIIKLLKDIHFLAIYNAEKFQIGSDLLFWYHYTQSFKQVILKDQFIPALKYRQLSSENPKKKGKSKTDKAAFEIYATWEIISEQYEANILKYIEYMPLICVAGKATVSYPIEFFDQETLLRHFSEYVLHDLVTHTPSTAAFDKQIADSLIESCFYPRQHNPLTTNTALEEYQQWLVWKTKITRTQSDSPFHLCFQLHSPDNEQIDNWQIQFLVASKQDPSLKLALADYWTMNQFSKAAVHKDFGKDFETNLLLNLGYAARMYPKLWLGLETASPIAMQLSLDEAFDFLTESAWVLEDSGFKVIVPAWYTPTGRRRAKIRLKASGSKLAATKGETKSYFGLDSLVEYQYELAIGEQTVTPLEWEQLINAKTPLVHFRGQWMELDRDKMQQLLEFWQSHGNEQPQTTLLEFLQCSAELGSEWEIEHDEALSEMIAKLQDKSRLEPISELDNLQGTLREYQKRGVSWLQYLENLGLNGCLADDMGLGKSVQVIARLVQEKELHEALKVGEKINSLSALPTLLIAPTSVVGNWQKEIAKFAPHLKTMVHHGSTRLQNLADFKAACQQNDVIISSFTLVRKDEKLLSSIEWQRLVLDEAQNIKNPKATQTKAILKLRAKHRLALTGTPVENRLLDLWSIFNFLNPGYLGKEAQFRKIFEIPIQKDNDRVKSATLKKLVEPLILRRLKTDQSIINDLPDKVEQKLYTNLTKEQASLYEVVVLDVEKQLQSAEGIQRKGLILSTLMKLKQICNHPAQFLQDGSDFSPLRSHKLSRLAEMVEEAVDEGESLLIFSQFTEVGEKIEKHLKHRLHCNTYYLHGGTSRPRREQMITEFQDPNTEPSVFILSLKAGGVGITLTKANHVFHFDRWWNPAVEDQATDRAFRIGQKKNVFVHKFVAIGTLEERIDQMIEDKKKLSNAVVGSDESWLTELDNEAFKRLISLNKSAILE; translated from the coding sequence ATGAGAATACTTCATGGCACCTGGATACCAAACGAGGAAACTGACTTTATCCAGTCAGGGTCTTTTTACTTGTGGGTAGAAACTCAATTATCTCAAAAAAGTCACACCAATAGTCAACAAATTCATCCGGGACACTTGGTAGAATCCGAATTAATCGCCTTTTTAGTAGAAGAATTGGGAATTAAAGAAGACAATACTAAATTTTCCCAACGCATATCTCCTAAATACTTTGCCTTACCAACCACCAATAATCAGCCCCTACCCTCACCAGAATTAACCAAATATTTAGAAATTGAGTTGACTGATAGCTATGAAGAATTCCAATATTGGCAGATTGATTGTTATGAAACAGTAGTGTCTACCAAAAACGTCACCGCACTTAATATTATTAAACTACTTAAAGATATCCATTTTTTAGCAATATATAATGCGGAGAAGTTTCAAATTGGTTCAGATTTATTATTTTGGTATCATTATACTCAAAGTTTTAAACAAGTAATCCTCAAAGACCAATTTATTCCCGCACTAAAATATCGACAGTTATCATCGGAAAATCCGAAGAAAAAAGGCAAAAGCAAGACTGATAAAGCAGCATTTGAAATTTATGCCACCTGGGAAATTATTTCCGAACAATATGAAGCAAATATTCTTAAATATATTGAATATATGCCACTAATATGTGTGGCAGGTAAAGCAACAGTTAGCTATCCTATTGAGTTTTTTGATCAAGAAACACTATTGCGTCACTTTTCCGAATATGTACTTCACGATTTAGTAACTCACACCCCATCTACAGCCGCTTTTGACAAACAAATTGCTGATTCTCTAATTGAATCTTGCTTTTATCCTCGTCAGCATAACCCACTCACAACAAATACTGCCCTTGAGGAATATCAGCAATGGTTGGTATGGAAAACCAAAATTACTCGTACTCAATCTGATTCACCTTTTCATCTGTGCTTCCAGTTACATTCTCCTGATAATGAACAAATAGACAATTGGCAAATTCAATTTCTAGTAGCCAGTAAACAAGATCCATCCTTGAAGTTAGCGTTAGCAGACTACTGGACAATGAATCAATTTTCCAAAGCTGCTGTACATAAAGATTTTGGTAAAGATTTTGAAACAAATTTGCTGCTGAATCTGGGTTATGCAGCCAGGATGTATCCCAAACTCTGGCTTGGGTTGGAAACAGCGAGTCCAATCGCAATGCAACTTAGCTTAGATGAAGCATTTGACTTCCTGACTGAAAGTGCTTGGGTACTGGAAGACTCAGGATTCAAAGTAATTGTACCTGCTTGGTATACTCCCACTGGTCGTCGTCGCGCCAAAATTCGTCTCAAAGCATCGGGTAGCAAACTTGCTGCAACGAAAGGGGAAACAAAAAGCTATTTCGGCTTAGACTCACTGGTGGAGTATCAGTATGAGTTAGCGATTGGGGAGCAAACTGTCACACCTCTTGAATGGGAACAACTGATTAATGCTAAAACTCCCCTAGTGCATTTTCGCGGTCAATGGATGGAATTAGACCGGGATAAAATGCAGCAGTTACTCGAATTTTGGCAGTCCCACGGTAACGAACAACCCCAGACGACCTTACTGGAGTTTCTACAATGCAGTGCTGAATTGGGGTCAGAATGGGAAATTGAACATGATGAAGCTTTGTCAGAGATGATCGCAAAGCTACAAGATAAAAGTCGCCTAGAACCAATTTCTGAACTTGATAATCTGCAAGGCACACTCCGAGAATATCAAAAACGTGGTGTTTCCTGGCTACAATATCTGGAAAATTTGGGATTAAATGGCTGTTTGGCAGACGATATGGGTTTAGGTAAATCCGTGCAGGTGATTGCCAGATTAGTGCAAGAGAAGGAGTTACATGAAGCTCTGAAAGTAGGAGAAAAGATTAATTCTTTATCTGCCTTACCGACACTATTAATTGCCCCGACTTCTGTTGTTGGCAACTGGCAGAAGGAAATTGCCAAATTTGCACCTCATTTAAAAACTATGGTGCATCATGGTAGCACTAGGCTGCAAAATCTAGCTGATTTTAAAGCTGCTTGTCAACAAAACGATGTGATAATTAGTTCTTTTACTTTAGTCCGCAAAGATGAAAAGTTATTGAGCAGCATCGAGTGGCAACGTTTAGTACTGGATGAGGCACAAAATATTAAAAATCCGAAAGCTACCCAAACTAAAGCTATTTTAAAATTAAGAGCTAAACATCGGCTGGCATTAACAGGAACTCCTGTAGAAAACCGCTTACTGGATTTGTGGTCAATTTTTAACTTTCTCAATCCTGGTTACTTGGGTAAAGAAGCCCAGTTTCGGAAAATATTTGAGATTCCGATTCAAAAAGACAACGACCGTGTGAAATCTGCCACCTTGAAAAAACTGGTAGAACCTCTAATTCTGCGAAGGTTAAAAACTGACCAATCTATTATTAATGATTTGCCAGATAAAGTTGAGCAAAAACTCTACACCAACCTGACCAAAGAGCAAGCATCGCTTTATGAAGTGGTGGTACTAGATGTAGAAAAACAATTGCAATCAGCAGAGGGAATTCAACGCAAAGGATTGATTCTTTCAACCCTAATGAAATTGAAGCAGATTTGTAATCATCCAGCCCAATTTCTCCAAGATGGGAGCGATTTTTCACCACTGCGTTCGCACAAACTCAGTCGGTTAGCAGAGATGGTTGAGGAGGCAGTTGATGAAGGAGAAAGTTTACTCATTTTTAGTCAATTTACGGAAGTGGGTGAAAAAATTGAAAAACATCTCAAACATCGTCTGCATTGCAATACTTACTATTTGCATGGTGGCACTAGTCGCCCACGTCGAGAACAAATGATTACCGAATTTCAAGACCCAAATACAGAACCATCGGTTTTTATCCTTTCCTTGAAAGCAGGGGGCGTAGGTATCACCCTCACGAAAGCCAACCATGTCTTTCACTTTGACCGTTGGTGGAACCCAGCAGTTGAAGACCAAGCAACTGACCGTGCTTTCCGTATTGGTCAAAAAAAGAATGTCTTTGTGCATAAATTTGTTGCCATTGGAACTCTAGAAGAGAGAATTGACCAAATGATTGAGGATAAGAAAAAACTCTCTAATGCTGTTGTTGGTAGCGATGAATCTTGGCTCACCGAATTAGATAATGAAGCCTTTAAGCGGTTGATTTCATTGAACAAGAGTGCAATTTTGGAGTAG
- a CDS encoding SWIM zinc finger family protein — translation MAKFSRTWWGDRFIQALEAFTDDNRLKRGRSYASGGKVKSFEIDLNKITAKVRGSVNPYFGVYKEPTYNIEIQITPIARTHWNEAIQKLSSKASIISRLLLNEVPENIEDTFSHLGLHLLPHSSKDFKTKCSCPDYANPCKHIAGVYYLVASQLDNNPWLLFELRGLSKAELQAKLADSPLGKALSEELNTKEIPLELSNSLYSKLEKQSLKQMPNAREFWLGTKRLPQTIEVATPSSICAILIKKQGDFPDFWHNDASFIETMEELYQRVKTKNHQF, via the coding sequence ATGGCTAAATTTAGTCGGACTTGGTGGGGCGATCGCTTTATTCAAGCACTAGAAGCTTTTACAGATGATAACCGACTCAAAAGAGGACGCTCTTATGCTAGCGGTGGTAAAGTCAAAAGCTTTGAGATTGACTTAAATAAAATTACTGCCAAAGTCAGAGGCTCAGTTAATCCCTATTTTGGAGTCTACAAAGAACCAACTTATAATATAGAGATTCAGATTACACCTATTGCTAGAACCCATTGGAATGAAGCTATCCAAAAGCTTTCTTCTAAAGCCAGCATCATTTCTCGATTGCTACTAAATGAAGTCCCAGAAAATATTGAAGATACTTTCTCTCATTTGGGACTACATTTATTGCCCCATAGTAGTAAGGATTTCAAAACTAAATGCTCTTGCCCAGATTATGCTAATCCCTGTAAGCACATTGCTGGAGTTTACTATTTAGTAGCTTCTCAATTAGATAATAATCCCTGGTTGTTATTTGAATTACGGGGATTATCGAAAGCAGAACTTCAAGCCAAATTAGCTGATTCTCCTTTGGGAAAAGCTCTATCTGAGGAACTGAATACTAAGGAAATTCCTTTAGAACTTTCTAATTCGCTGTACTCTAAGCTAGAAAAACAATCTCTTAAGCAAATGCCAAATGCCAGAGAATTTTGGTTAGGTACAAAGCGATTACCACAAACTATTGAAGTGGCGACTCCAAGTAGTATCTGTGCAATTTTGATTAAGAAACAAGGGGATTTTCCTGATTTCTGGCACAATGATGCTTCCTTTATTGAAACAATGGAAGAACTGTATCAGCGAGTCAAAACCAAAAATCATCAGTTCTGA